Part of the Roseofilum capinflatum BLCC-M114 genome, GATATTTCTCAATCTGAATTAGATCGAATTTTTGATAAGTTTTATCGCATTCCCAGCGCCGATCCTTGGAAGCAAGGGGGAACAGGTTTGGGACTGGCTTTAGTGAAAAAATTAAGCGAGCGTTTAGGCGGAAAAATTCAGGTTAACAGTGGCAGTGCATTTGTTTCTTTCACGGTTGTATTACCCATACAGACTGAACATAGATAGTTGATAGAGCCAATCTTGGGGAATACGGGGCTTTGCGCTGTATCGGTGGACAGTAGGAAAAGATCCCCCCTTGCCCCCTAGGGAATAGGGAATAGGGAATAGGGAATAGGGAATAGCCCTCTTCTGTCACTTTCTAAAAAAGGGGCTTCAAACCCTGATTCTTTCGTTCGCGATAAAACTCCGTTTTCGGCTGTCGCCGACATGAAACGCTTCGCGATAAAACTCCGTTTTCGGCTGTCGCCGACATGAAACGCTTCGCGATCGCGGGCTGTAATGGCGGAAATTCGTCAGAATTTCCCAGTTTAACAGAAGAGGGGTATTACTCATTACTCATGACTTGTTAGGGTAAATGGAGATAATAGGGGATCGGGAGTACCGGTTAACTGCTTGGCAAACCGAGGGGCGATCGCCGGAACTAAGGTAATGGGAGCAGTAAACCCAGAAAAAACATATAACCCCTCTTGGTTAGGTACAGCCCCCATCAGGGCAAAATTCTGATGCACAAACGCCACCAAACAAGAGTGCCAAGTTCCCGCTTCTTGGGCTAAAGCGGGTAAGATTTGGCCAACTTTTTGGCGAATTTCTTGCTCGCTTTTTTGAGGATTAATCTGAGCCTGGGGATCGGTTACGGTGCGGCTCAATTGTCCCAATAAGAGTCTACCGTCTTGAAACTGTACTGCACTGGTATCGACAATGGCGGGGGCTAACTCATGTCCGGGTTCATCCCAAAGGGGTTCTAATTCTGGACTACTAGCATAGGTTTCAAGCTGATAAAGTTGGGTTTGGGAAGGCATAACAAATGTGGATAACCGTTGATGAGGGTTGAGAATTTCCACCAGTTCTGCATGGGTAAAATAAATAGGGATATCAATTCCCGCTTGTTTGAGCAGTTGGCGAGTCCATCCCCCAGCACAAACGACTGCGTTTTTCCCTCGATAGGTATCTTCAGATGTGGTGACAGAATAGGAACGATCGCGATGGTTTTCTAATTCCTGGACTTCACCCATTTCCATGACTCCCCCTTGACGAATCAGGGCCTGTTGATAGGCTTGATTGAGGAGAATGGGGTTAACTTGGCTCTGCTCTAAGGTTAAAGCATGAACGATCGCCTCTGGATTCAGCAGAGGTTCGATTTCACAGGCTTCTTGGGGCGTTAAAATCTGAAAGGGATCGCTCATCTGCTCATAAGCGGCGATCGTTCGTTCCACATCCTGCCCTGGATCAATGGTAAGGAGCAGATCTACGGATCGAAACTCCGTATCCATGCCTAACTCATCGGATAATTGCTCGTGTCTGCCTTTTCCTTCGTGGAACAATTGCCCGATATCTCCCGAAGTGCCATACCAGAACACTCCGCCATAACTATAGCGAGTTGCGCGATCGCCATCAGCATTTTGATCCAAAAGAAGTATGTCTAATCCTAGCTTACTGAGTTCATAAGCTAGAGCGCTTCCGGTAATGCCTGCTCCAATTACGATCCAATCATAGGTTTTTGTCATCTTCCCCTACTCCCTTCCCTAATTGCCAACATTTTTTGCACAAAACGCCGAGGAATATCCAGTCGATCGCCCCAGTGTAAATGCAAATAGGATGCATGAAGATTATAAATTTGCCATCCTTCGCTTACGGGGAGCTTATGGCGATCGTATCCTTTTAATTGAAATAAGGGAAGCGTGTTTTCTTCTCCCCTGGGGAAAGGGGGAGTCAGTTGGGAGCGGTGAAACTCATGCCCTTGAAGGGTTGTACCCGCTTCTACCAAGGGACTATCATTCACGACGGTGGCTTGTCGATAGCCGAGAGTCAGCTTTTTCTCCATGGTGACATCAGCAGGAAGAATTCCTATCATCTCCCAGGTTTTGCCTTCAAAGGAGGTAATACTTTGGCACAGAACCATTAAACCCCCACATTCGGCATAGGTGGGCATTCCCCTTAAGATGGCTTGATAGATGGCAGTGCGAGCGGGTTGATTTTCTGCTAATTGTTCGGCGAATACCTCCGGAAATCCTCCCCCGAAGTAGAGTCCATCGATATTCGGGGGAAGGGTACGATCGCCCAGAGGACTCCAGGGAACGAGTTCTGCGCCTAGGTTTTGCAAGAGGTCTAAGTTATCGGCATAGTAGAAGCTAAAAGCTGGATCTTGGGCGATCGCCAATCGGACTTTAGGCTTATCGCGCTCCGCGCTAGGGAATAGGGAATAGGGAATAGGGAATAGGGTTGGGGTAGATGGATTTGAGGCTTGACTTTGTGCTGTATTTTTATCAGGCGCGTTCGATCCCCCTAAATCCCCCTTAGAAAGGGGGACTTTGAGAAATTGCTGCAATTTTTGCCAATTAAAATGATGTTTGCCTAAGTGGGCTAATCGGTCTAAAATCCGGTTCAAATCGGGTAATTCAGCCGTGGGAATTAGCCCTAGATGGCGGTCTGGGATGGTAATTTGAGTTTGACGGGGAAATACGCCTAAAATGGGCAGATTCAGGGGTTCTAGCGCCGCTTCCAGGTATTGTTGATGGCGACTACTACCCACCCGATTTAGCACAATTCCGGCTAAGTTAAGACTGGGGTCAAAGGTTTTGAAGCCATGGGCGATCGCCGCCACCGAATTCGACATCCTTCCACAATCTAACACCAGCATCACCGGCAAATTGAGCAGTTTTGCCACATGAGCCGTAGAGCCGAAAAAGGGATCATTCGGGTAGCTATTATAAGGCAAACCATCAAACAACCCCATCACCCCTTCCACCACCGCACAATCAGCCCTTTGCCGATGATAAAAATAACTGCTTTGCACCCATACAGGAGACGTTAAAACCGGGTCTAAATTGCGGCAGGGGCGACCCGTAATATAAGTATGAAACATAGGGTCGATATAATCCGGCCCCACCTTAAAGGATTGCACCGATACCCCTTGCTCTCGCAAACTCGCCAAGAGCGCCAAAGTAATCGTCGTTTTCCCCACTCCGGAGCGATCGCCCGCAATAATCAACCCCATAATCCATTAACAATTAACAATTAACAATTAACAATTTTAGATGCAAACGATCTTTGTGTTCTCTCTATCTTTGTGGTTAACCTCCTTCATGCTCATACCAGAATCAGACGATGTTAAGCTAAGGAATAGCAATATTGTCTGGGAGATGAGCAGAAGATGGGCGTTGCAGTATAAGCAGCGAGCAAGATGCTCGCACTCCTGAAAGCTTTAATATCAAGGAGTGGTTGCAGTATAAGCAGCGAGCAAGATGCTCGCACTCCTGAAAGCTTTAATATCAAGGAGTGGGAGCGTCTCGCTCCCTAGATTTTTTTCCTAAATTTTTCCCTAAATTTTTCCCTAAATTTTTAATTAGGGTGTTTCCGATTCTGAGCGAGAAACCGGGTTTCTTAGAAAACTGGGTTTAACCATCGCAAAATCTCGGCTTTTAACCGGGTAATATCCTTATAAATAAACTCCTGTTTCACCCATTGACCCATGGCATCTAGGGGACTAAATTCTCGTCCTGCTTGCCAATTGATATCCTGTCCAAGGGGCGTTAAATGATTACCCGGCAGCCTTTGCAAAGTGACCATATTGGCAAACTTGGCTTGCAAAATTTCAATTAACCGCGAACTTTGATCGATATCGTCTTTCTGAAAGCGAATTAATAGATTGCGGCGAATTTGATAATCTGTTTGGATCAAATTTTCCATTTCTTCTGGAGAGGGGGTAAATTCCAATTGAAACATGCGGGAAAGATTGAGTTCTTGACCCAGAGGAATCGATTGATTAACAGGGTAATTATTATAAGCAATCAGGATATTTCCGGCGCGATTAATTTTGGGTAAAGTGCCGATTATCAGGTGTAGTTTACAGCCCATGCTATGGCCTAAACCATAAAGGGGTAAATAGCGCCGCCGCAGTTTTCCTAATCGTTCTAGT contains:
- a CDS encoding NAD(P)/FAD-dependent oxidoreductase codes for the protein MTKTYDWIVIGAGITGSALAYELSKLGLDILLLDQNADGDRATRYSYGGVFWYGTSGDIGQLFHEGKGRHEQLSDELGMDTEFRSVDLLLTIDPGQDVERTIAAYEQMSDPFQILTPQEACEIEPLLNPEAIVHALTLEQSQVNPILLNQAYQQALIRQGGVMEMGEVQELENHRDRSYSVTTSEDTYRGKNAVVCAGGWTRQLLKQAGIDIPIYFTHAELVEILNPHQRLSTFVMPSQTQLYQLETYASSPELEPLWDEPGHELAPAIVDTSAVQFQDGRLLLGQLSRTVTDPQAQINPQKSEQEIRQKVGQILPALAQEAGTWHSCLVAFVHQNFALMGAVPNQEGLYVFSGFTAPITLVPAIAPRFAKQLTGTPDPLLSPFTLTSHE
- a CDS encoding cobyrinate a,c-diamide synthase → MGLIIAGDRSGVGKTTITLALLASLREQGVSVQSFKVGPDYIDPMFHTYITGRPCRNLDPVLTSPVWVQSSYFYHRQRADCAVVEGVMGLFDGLPYNSYPNDPFFGSTAHVAKLLNLPVMLVLDCGRMSNSVAAIAHGFKTFDPSLNLAGIVLNRVGSSRHQQYLEAALEPLNLPILGVFPRQTQITIPDRHLGLIPTAELPDLNRILDRLAHLGKHHFNWQKLQQFLKVPLSKGDLGGSNAPDKNTAQSQASNPSTPTLFPIPYSLFPSAERDKPKVRLAIAQDPAFSFYYADNLDLLQNLGAELVPWSPLGDRTLPPNIDGLYFGGGFPEVFAEQLAENQPARTAIYQAILRGMPTYAECGGLMVLCQSITSFEGKTWEMIGILPADVTMEKKLTLGYRQATVVNDSPLVEAGTTLQGHEFHRSQLTPPFPRGEENTLPLFQLKGYDRHKLPVSEGWQIYNLHASYLHLHWGDRLDIPRRFVQKMLAIREGSRGR
- a CDS encoding DUF1350 family protein, which encodes MNWLEIDDNWVLVPPKPIAVVHFLGGAFIGAAPHVTYRWLLEAIANQGYIIVTTPFINTFDHYQIARSVLEQLNHTLSELERLGKLRRRYLPLYGLGHSMGCKLHLIIGTLPKINRAGNILIAYNNYPVNQSIPLGQELNLSRMFQLEFTPSPEEMENLIQTDYQIRRNLLIRFQKDDIDQSSRLIEILQAKFANMVTLQRLPGNHLTPLGQDINWQAGREFSPLDAMGQWVKQEFIYKDITRLKAEILRWLNPVF